A region from the Mycolicibacterium litorale genome encodes:
- a CDS encoding glycosyltransferase family 4 protein, translated as MDLLFDARHIRQSGIGTYIRTQLPYLEDAAARNGLSLAVLADPDSRPALRPSTDIIPACPSNAAMYSAAEQAAWRRALEQTRPRAVWLPHYPYPLARLLPGLRRTSLYVTVHDTIHLLPEAVSGQSRARRLYARAMLKADARHCRRIFTVSEATAATLKEIEPSARVLVTPIPVDEVWLSPADPALAPVRGRCLLYVGNTKRHKNLPLVIEVFSGLTGTVPHKLVIAGGGASLRTLDHRVRRLAEDNPDRVLVTGQLDFAALRALVASAELLIMPSLYEGAGLPPLEAMASRTAVLASDIPALRETCGDGAEYFNPHRPDELARLLRTYCADDAARAELAERGHAHVLARQQRTRATAAADAICADLGGATT; from the coding sequence GTGGATCTGTTGTTCGACGCCAGGCACATCCGGCAGAGCGGTATCGGGACCTACATCCGCACTCAGTTGCCCTACCTGGAGGATGCGGCGGCGCGCAACGGGCTCTCCCTGGCGGTGCTGGCCGATCCCGACTCCCGGCCCGCGCTGCGACCGAGCACCGACATCATCCCGGCCTGTCCGTCGAATGCCGCGATGTACTCCGCGGCCGAACAGGCGGCGTGGCGCCGCGCGTTGGAGCAGACGAGACCGCGCGCGGTGTGGCTGCCGCACTATCCCTATCCGTTGGCCCGCCTGCTTCCCGGTCTGCGCCGCACGTCGCTGTACGTCACAGTGCACGACACCATCCACCTGCTTCCCGAAGCCGTCAGCGGGCAGAGCCGCGCCCGCCGCCTGTATGCCCGCGCGATGCTCAAGGCCGACGCCAGACACTGTCGCCGGATCTTCACCGTCTCCGAAGCGACCGCGGCGACGCTGAAGGAGATCGAACCGTCGGCGCGGGTTCTGGTCACCCCGATACCGGTGGACGAGGTGTGGCTGTCGCCGGCCGACCCGGCGTTGGCACCGGTGCGCGGCCGCTGTCTGCTCTACGTCGGAAACACCAAGCGGCACAAGAACCTTCCATTGGTGATCGAGGTGTTCTCGGGTCTGACCGGGACTGTCCCCCACAAGCTGGTGATCGCCGGCGGCGGCGCCTCTCTGCGCACGCTCGACCATCGGGTCCGCAGGCTTGCCGAGGACAACCCGGACCGGGTGCTGGTGACCGGGCAACTGGACTTCGCCGCCCTGCGCGCGCTCGTTGCCTCCGCGGAGTTGTTGATCATGCCGTCGCTGTACGAGGGCGCCGGACTCCCGCCGCTGGAGGCGATGGCGTCGCGAACCGCCGTGCTGGCGTCCGACATTCCCGCGCTGCGGGAGACCTGTGGTGACGGGGCGGAGTATTTCAATCCACACCGACCCGACGAGCTCGCACGGCTGCTGCGCACCTATTGCGCCGACGACGCGGCCAGGGCCGAGTTGGCCGAGCGCGGCCACGCCCACGTGTTGGCCCGCCAGCAGCGTACCCGCGCGACCGCCGCGGCCGACGCGATCTGCGCCGACCTCGGTGGCGCCACGACGTGA
- a CDS encoding glycosyl hydrolase family 28-related protein — MRLSRRALLARAPAAAAAAALAACALDGRPTVVDVRAFGARGDGIADDSQAIQAAAAALRPEGILRFPRGVYRFAQRWPPGGAAIVLSGTTDVTVEFDPGAELYMDNLHPTERTGSSHGVLVRGPVSRVTLRDINIRWADGARRSLGDGIRVEGMPTAGEDPPSGWPGQDTPVDGVVVSGCTVRSSPQTGVVMLGVSDIEVTGLRVTDSGADGLHFNACRNAVVDGFSAVNTGDDGLALVTYFTPQPAFDAPSHTFSFPDLTEWSNTDFRVSNVNVFGCRANGVRLAGAAGVDIRGLDVVAVHSGSAFLVDSAEPGTDVGWNYVATRGVRLGDLTATDCDMGIHLLARPGASGDARFTDFDVHVDDAKIDDCATWAVRAESLTDRHTTGLRIDTCSVTASSTTGGNGGLGIATSRAISFGDMSIRHSEPVVVVDAVDAEELTVDHLSVAITRPDPPDSAAKYVVSLEDSSGDIEELTIGWPAAPRSWIPVRRSAALALPNLTVTPPVATSSVQRP, encoded by the coding sequence GTGAGACTGTCGAGGCGCGCACTGCTGGCGCGCGCGCCCGCCGCGGCCGCCGCGGCCGCGCTCGCCGCATGCGCACTGGACGGACGACCCACCGTCGTCGACGTCCGCGCGTTCGGGGCACGCGGTGACGGGATCGCCGACGACTCGCAGGCGATCCAGGCGGCCGCGGCGGCGCTCCGGCCCGAGGGCATACTTCGCTTCCCCAGGGGCGTCTACCGATTCGCGCAGCGCTGGCCGCCGGGGGGCGCGGCGATCGTCCTGTCCGGAACCACCGACGTCACCGTCGAATTCGACCCGGGCGCCGAACTCTACATGGACAACCTCCACCCGACCGAACGCACCGGCAGCAGTCACGGCGTGCTCGTCCGCGGGCCGGTGTCACGAGTCACGCTGCGCGACATCAACATCCGCTGGGCTGACGGTGCGCGGCGATCACTCGGTGACGGCATCCGGGTCGAGGGTATGCCCACCGCGGGCGAGGATCCGCCGAGCGGCTGGCCGGGGCAGGACACACCGGTCGACGGCGTCGTCGTCTCCGGCTGCACCGTGCGGTCGAGCCCCCAGACCGGGGTCGTCATGCTCGGGGTCTCCGACATCGAGGTGACCGGGCTGCGGGTGACCGACAGCGGAGCCGACGGTCTGCATTTCAACGCATGCCGCAACGCCGTGGTCGACGGCTTCAGCGCCGTCAACACCGGTGACGACGGGCTCGCGCTCGTCACCTACTTCACCCCGCAACCCGCGTTCGACGCCCCCTCGCACACGTTTTCGTTCCCCGACCTGACCGAGTGGTCGAACACCGACTTCAGGGTCTCGAACGTCAACGTGTTCGGCTGCCGGGCCAACGGTGTCCGGCTGGCGGGCGCGGCCGGTGTCGACATCCGGGGTCTCGACGTCGTGGCGGTGCACTCCGGCTCGGCGTTCCTGGTCGACTCCGCCGAACCGGGCACCGACGTCGGATGGAATTACGTCGCCACCCGCGGAGTGCGGCTCGGCGACCTCACCGCCACGGACTGCGACATGGGCATCCACCTGCTCGCCCGACCGGGTGCCTCGGGCGACGCGCGGTTCACCGACTTCGACGTCCACGTCGACGACGCGAAGATCGACGACTGCGCGACGTGGGCCGTGCGGGCCGAATCGCTGACCGACCGGCACACGACCGGCCTGCGCATCGACACCTGCAGTGTCACAGCGAGTTCCACCACGGGCGGCAACGGCGGGCTGGGGATCGCCACCTCGCGTGCGATCAGCTTCGGCGACATGTCGATCCGCCACTCCGAACCGGTCGTCGTGGTCGATGCCGTCGACGCCGAGGAGCTCACCGTCGACCATCTGAGCGTGGCGATCACCCGGCCGGATCCGCCCGACTCCGCCGCGAAATACGTGGTGTCGCTCGAGGATTCCAGCGGTGACATCGAGGAGCTGACGATCGGCTGGCCCGCGGCCCCCCGCTCGTGGATTCCGGTCCGGCGGTCGGCAGCGCTCGCCCTGCCGAACCTGACCGTCACTCCCCCGGTCGCGACCTCCTCGGTCCAGCGCCCCTGA
- a CDS encoding GAF domain-containing protein, translating to MTGSLTGFDDYLNRLLEECAREAGEDVVSYVARAVGSQMVADLRRSGRGSVEELMAHLNECKVFAEAEMPSVEAEVTDPGRLQALYATGLLDTPPEEVYDRITRAAAAALDAPTAAMSLVDVDRQFFKSSVGMGTSEEERQTPLDRSVCQYAVANGSALLLEDARTDPVFRNHPAVLDGTVVAYLGIPLIDHEDHAVGTLCVFDDKPRLWGTGHVQILSDLAHLAAERMFGSGSSQPR from the coding sequence ATGACCGGCTCTCTGACAGGGTTCGACGATTATCTCAACCGTCTGCTCGAGGAATGTGCGCGCGAGGCAGGCGAAGACGTCGTCTCCTACGTTGCCCGGGCCGTAGGGTCACAGATGGTGGCCGATCTGAGGCGCAGCGGACGCGGCTCCGTCGAGGAGCTGATGGCTCACCTCAACGAGTGCAAGGTCTTTGCCGAGGCCGAGATGCCCAGTGTCGAGGCCGAGGTGACCGACCCCGGCCGCCTGCAGGCGCTGTATGCCACCGGGCTGCTCGACACGCCTCCGGAGGAGGTCTACGACCGCATCACCCGCGCGGCCGCCGCGGCGCTGGACGCGCCGACGGCGGCGATGTCCCTGGTGGACGTCGACCGGCAGTTCTTCAAGAGCTCGGTGGGAATGGGAACTTCTGAAGAAGAGCGCCAGACACCACTCGATCGGTCGGTATGTCAATACGCGGTGGCAAACGGCTCGGCATTACTACTCGAAGACGCCCGAACCGATCCGGTGTTCCGCAATCATCCGGCGGTACTCGACGGCACCGTCGTGGCGTATCTCGGCATACCGTTGATCGACCACGAGGACCACGCGGTCGGAACGCTGTGCGTATTCGACGACAAACCGCGGTTGTGGGGCACCGGGCACGTGCAGATCCTCAGCGACCTCGCCCATCTCGCCGCCGAGCGGATGTTCGGATCGGGTAGCTCCCAACCACGTTGA